aatccttagaagaatattatatattttttcgtaatggctacggaaccctattttgggcgtgtccgacacgctcttggccggttttcctACTCCGATCAACAGCACAATCGATTCTGATGGTTTAAAAATGTTCCAagcaaaaaattacagttttgtgacgttttttcatacactcgatATAGGCGTTACAAAATTGACTCattaaattatatgaaaaaaaaaaaatttttttttcgcacaTCTCGACAGTCGCAAGTTGATGTCATCCTTCTATAATTTCAGCTCAGATGCTTTCTTCCCAGTGAGGTGGAGTAGCTTTATAAGTGTGTGTCAACCCTAGCTATAGATATATCCTGCAATAATAATGCTGATGCCTAATAATGATGCGTTCCTGCTTATTAATTATCACGTCTCCCGCACCTCACCTCACCAGCCCAGTAACGTATCTCGTACTCTaaggtctatatcgactggtcgaaaattggtAGTCATAATGTagtgtttgtcataatgttatgtttgacataactctttttttctctgaaaccatttattttttagaattgttataaaacaaacctaacctaacctatagagttctataGGATAatcgtttaaaaatttattaaaaatgtatttgaatcagcgggaaaaaatattggctataaaaatattataaattataaaattatggcaatcGAAAGGATCCCCGTAGGTACTCTATCAAtcggaaataaaacaatttgattACTTTTCTGGTATAGAAATcccttttaattaaaaatttcacaGTTTAATTGTTTGTTGTCTACTTACAACGGCTCAAGCTTTCAAGATAGACAGGTGGTTCAATAATCAAACAGAAAAAGGAGGCTTAATTAATAGGGTCACGTTTGTCACTATTCGAGTACGGAAACCTTAAAAATTAGGAATCccttgtaatttaaaattttacaccattttattcttttttattgtttgttgtcTACTTACAACGGCTCAAGCTTTCAAGATAGACAGGTGGTTAAATAATCAAACAGACAATGGAGGCTTAactaatagggtcccgtttgtCACTTTTTGAGTACGGAAACCTTAAAACATACACAAAAGAGTCTACCTCTGATACACAAAGCGTATCAATAACATCTCattattacaaaacaaattaagtTACCATCCACGTTTATACCGAGAGAAACCATAATTAGTTGATATTGATACTCTTGTCAACGTCGGTTACGCGAAAACAATTTGCAACAGAAATTGAATATTCTACTTAATAAATGAGACCCCGCATTGAAATCAATATAGCTACGTGCTAATAAATAATTGGGCCTATTTTTCATGTTGATTGGatgatatttattgattttggAATTATGAAAGAAGTTCAGTTGTTTGAATTTACATCTATCTAGACATATTTTTCGAAAATCCCTTTGTGGGCCATTTAAGTTTGTATGAGCAAAATctcattaggtaggtacgctacactcgaaccaactgtaTCGTGACCCtctgtgaaaccttttcgtagaaaaagtcatagtgaaatCGCATTGCTTGAAAAGGGAATTTATACTTACTGTGGGAGCGTTGTACGATGGGTCAGGACTCAAAGGTTGATTACTAATATTTCTGTGtaaaacgtttggcaacctgattaatttcgcaactttccatttcccaactgtttaatatttctgaaactatatTCACGatgtttataaaactaacctagcCTATACACACAgtacattgctcgcaggactgatggccgatggggtcagaaggttctcgaaggTTCGCGTCCGCGGaccaggagacgagctgtcggtatgcctccaacaagatggagcgacgacctggttaagatcgcgcgatcgcggtggatgcggagaGCATTAGGCCGGTCTGATTGGAGAGCCATgagggaggcttatgtccagcagtggacgtctttcggctgacatgatgatgaacctaacctataacCTAAAgcgttctacacgatggccctgaaataaatcctgaatatttacagttttagagttgcaaaatgaaaagttctgaaaaggcagtacccggaCTCACATGTATCGACTAAAGGTTCGACTGTACGTACTATGGAGTCTGTGTATGGAGAATTGTGTAAATATctaaatctacgcagacgaagtcgtgggcaaaagctagttatacatAAGAGAAGACATAACATACAGTGCGAactgatgataatgaaaataCGCGCACAAAAACGGATGCATAAACACaaaacttattaattaatacatattattCTTTACTGTATTATGATGATAAATAGTATCTAATCTATggggtctatgggggaggcctgtgtccaatagtggacgtcctacggcttataatgatgatgctgatgaaaTTGTAAAAACAACAATAGTTCCTCAAGATGTGAATGTGATAGTATACTGTTTGCTCTCTGTGAACCTGAGAAGCATATTTTGTTGCTTAAACCCAAAATTGgtcaagttaaaaataaaatattttgttttctatgttTTCAAGAAAAACCCTTCATATCTCACAAAATATTGATCCTACGAGTATGGGTTTGGCctcattcgattcagcgcaaagaaatacatagaaaatgacacctagtctctagtgccaagataaagttataaacaaagtttcattgatgtaggtacatattttgccgccaaaatattctatttttcCTCTGCTAGTAGTTAtgtttcgttttctagattttttttaccatctaATACCGACAAAATACACTTGACACTGGCAAAATAAAACTCTCATGTACAAAGCCATATTTATTAAAACCTAattaagaaaattaataaataaatattaagtatgtGTCAATTTACGCCAATAAACATAGTCCTAAAGTAAGTAAAACTTGTTCCTTGTAACTTGTAAGTACTttgaatacataaataaatacccttACTGTTTCAATTGAACTAAACGTATCAAGACCAAACTACACTGTCACGTTTATTTAGGTATATACGCATGATAAGGCTCTGTTAACTTAACATTCACGTGTCTTTATCTGACATATTAACATTTGCTggacaaaaacaaaacatatttaaCTTTCAGATAACTTTAATGTTTGAAGTATATAAGTGGATTATCTGCCAAGCCCGCCTAGtcaagcaaaacaaaacaaattttagtgtgaaggcgtaacaaacaaataaatacacgcAGACACAAACATAAGCACGCACGCATaagtacaataattttattgagTAATTGGCTCATACACAGACGGATTGGTTCGAAACGTGCATATACCTCGATGTTATACAATGAGTgtcttgtgtatttttttaaataataattacgcacatacacaaactttcgcatttataatattattaggattaCTGTTATTGCGAGggcacatatttttaaaaatctcggTCTCGAGTGACAAACCTCCCGCACCAAAAGATTTAACGACGACATTTCACTAAACGGATATGTTTTGCTGGATATTCTTCACATTCTACAACGAATGAGACATCCTTGTGCTGTCAGCCACACAAGGCCACGTTGACACGTTCAATACCCAAGATTATTATATCGTAACCTAATCGTAACAAGATGAAGAAAATAAACACTGATGGTTTCTtataagtcgctacactcttgacaatGTGGTCGTGGTCGTCGGCTTGCTTGTTTGCCCCTATATAAAGTATGAGTCGATCGATCTTagcgtccacttgcaggctttttaatctagatttaagtggtcttaagtcctgtcagatccataaaagaactgtcagtttaagccttaaatcgagatttaaaaaggTCTACAAGTCGTCCTAGGAAGATCTTAGGggaaaaaatttaatttgtctGAAAGCGGATGTACTAGAACTTATTTATATCAGGTATCAATAATtcagtttgatttttaaaaCACTGTGCATAAGTACGTACCTAgtatttttgcccttgactaTACGGAGTCTCTGTGTGCAAATCGACTCGCACTCGCTATTGTTCTATTTAAGAATTTTGTATctagatacatacataatatacttgTAGTATTTTAAGGAATGTGGGTAGTTATTAAAACTCTGATCTACCTCAGTTTGCTGCTAACGAATAAACCAAATAAGAAGGCTCGCGTGTTTTTCTTAAAACTATTTCCAAAAACACCACAACTGGCGACGATTACGTATCTAACGCGTGTAtaaatacatagaaaattagtaTTTATATTGGAGTCGCGATGGGCGACAACTCAAAAGTGGTTTTTGGCGGCAACCTCAGCTTCGACCACAGCGCGCAAGAATGGAGTATTTTCAAGGAGCGATTTGAATCGATGTGCCACGCTAATGAGCTAACGGACGACACGGATAAAGCTGGTACAAAGCGACGCTCAATACTTCTCACGACGCTAGTGGAAAACACCTACCGCGTCGCTCGAGACTTGGTGTCACCTAAGACGTTAAACACCGTGGAATATAAGAGTCTCTTGGAGAAGCTAGACGATCACTTTGAGTCACCAAAATGCTCTTTTGCTGAgcgttataaattttataaagcagAGCAGCGACCTGGTGAAGATCTAGCAGAATGGGCGGCGCGAGTGCGACGCCTAGCGCAATTTTGTGGATTTACGCAGGAATTGGACACGGCGTTAAGAGATCGTTTCGTTCTCGGACTGGAGAACGCCCGTGAAAGGGAAAAACTATTCGCAGAAAGTGTTGATAACCTGACCTTTACCAAGGCATTACACTTAGCTCAAGCTACGCGCAGTGCTCGTCTGGCGATGCAAGCGACGGGCCCGGCCGCGCGGGCGGCGGAGGCGGGCGCGCCCGCTGCCGAGGTGTTCGCCATGCGAGCGCGGCGCccgacgccgccgccgccgcgcgccgcgtcCTACGCGCCGACGAATAAATGCTGTGCCGTGTGTGGATTCAAAAACCATTCAAAAGACAAGTGTCGATACGCTAATTACACGTGTAAACAGTGCAACACTAAAGGTCATTTGAGTCGTGTTTGTAAAGTTAATGAAAAGTGCAACAACTTCATAGCTCAGGAATCCGACGACATCCATGAAGGTATTAaagatttgtttatttatagtaTCAGATGTGATAACGGTAAACCTATGCAGCAAGTCGTGTCGGTAGGTAGCGAGCAAGTATTGTGCGAAGTAGACAGCGGCAGTGCGGTATCCGTGCTACCTGCTTATGTTTTCAATAAATCATTCAAAGAGAAATACGCCTTAAACGAATGCAACATAAGACTCAATTGTTATAATGGGAGTAAAATATTGCCTTTAGGCTGCGTAACATTACCCATTTCTTTTGATGGAAAAACAAAacctttgaaattatttattatagagGTTATGACAGGTCAGCCGCCATTATTAGGGCGGGATTTTATTAGCGCATTCGATTTGCATTTTTGCGCATTGAACTGCAATAATTTAAGCAACGAGCCCGAGGTCGTTACATTTTTGAAAGGTAAATACTCAGATGTATTTTCTAGTGAGCTAGGAAagtttaataaatacaaaatacatttaaaagttAAAGAAGATgcagaatttaaattttttaagcCCCGTCCTGTACCACTAGCTTTAAAACCTAAAGTTGAAGAAGAGCTTAATAGATTGTTAGATTTGGGTATATTGGAGAAAGTTGACCATTCTGAAATGGCAACGCCTATTGTTCCCGTACTGCGGCCTGACGGCAATATTAGAATTTGTGGAGATTATTCGGTAACTCTAAATAAAGCGTTATTCATTGATAATTACCCACTTCCGCGAATTGAAgatcttttttcaaaattgcacGGTGGTGAGGAATTTTCCAAATTGGATCTTTCGAGAGCGTATAATCAGTGCGAGCTCGATGACGCATCAAAGGATTTGACTTGTGTGAACACCCACAAAGGGCTGTACCGCTATACTAGATTGGTATTTGGGTTATCAAGCGCACCGTGTATTTTTCAACAAGTGATAGAAAAACTATTGTCAGGTATTGAGGGAATTTGCATTTTTCTTGACGACGTACTAGTTACAGGCCCGACCCgagaaatacatataaatagaTTAGAACAGGTATTAAGCAGATTACAAGAGGCCGGATTACGTTTAAAACAAGACAAGTGCGAACTATTTAAAAGATCTGTCGAATATTTAGGATTTGTTATAGACAAACATGGCCTACATAAAGCTAAAAGTAAAGTAGACTCGATACTTAAAGCAAAAAGTCCTAAAAATGTGTCAGAACTGCAGTCATTTTTAGGTATGCTTAACTATTATAGGTCTTTTGTGCCTAATGCTTCGGGTATTTTAAATCCTTTATATGAGCTTCTAAAAAAAGATTGTAAGTGGAACTGGCGGGAGGAGCAGGAGGCGGCATTTGTTCGAATAAAAGAGGAGCTCGCGAGCGACCGCGTGCTCGCGCACTACAACCCCGCATACCCCACGATCCTCACGACGGACGCGGGCCCAGCGCTGGGCGCCGTGCTCGCGCAGGCGCAGCCGGACGGCCGCGAGCGCGTTATCGCTTACGCCTCCCGTTCACTTACAGCCAGTGAAAAAAATTATGCCCAGATCCAGAGAGAAGCGACGGCAATTATTTTCGGAATTAaaaaatttcattattatttatatggcaGATCGGTACCGTTCACGCTTAGGACAGATCATAAACCCCTAGTTTCGATATTTGGTGCCAAAAAAGGAATTCCTGAAATGGCAGCGAATAGACTGCAACGTTATGCGATTTTCATGTCTGCATATAACTAtagaatcgaatatataaaaaGCGAACATAACGTTGCGGATTACTTGTCGCGCGCGACGGCGGACGAGCCGGACCGGCCGCAGGGCTGCCCCGAGGGCGACTTAGTGGATAGGGCCACTTACATTAACTTTATTTCAGAAGCATTGACACCTATTACAGTAAGCgatatttgtatagaaacaaaTAAAGATAGCGTTTTAAGCAGGGTTAAAATATACGCGGAGAAAGGGTGGCCACGAAAAGTCAAGGACAGCCAACTGAAACCTTATTTCAATTGCCGAGTAGAATTGACTGTAGAACAAGGTTGTATTTTACGGGGGCATAAAGTGGTAGTACCCGGCGTGTTCCGAGAACAACTGTTGAACGAGCTGCATGACTCACATCAAGGGGTAGTCAAAACAAAAGCTGAAGCTAGGAAACGTATGTGGTGGCCTAAAATTGACCAACAAATTGAAGAGAAGATAGGTTCTTGTGGTGTATGTATGACTATGAGGAGCGCGCCGCCGCGCAGCCCGCTCGCGCCGTGGCCCTACCCGGCCGGCCCGTGGCAGCGCGTGCATCTCGACATGTGCGCGGTGCAGGGCAAACAGTTTTTGATCGCTGTCGACGCGCACTCCAAGTGGGTGGAGTGCTATGCCATGGCCCAGACGGATAGTAatagtataattattaaattagcaGATATGTTCGGTAGATTTGGTCTCGCTCGCACTTTAGTTACTGATAACGCGTCTAACTTTTGTTCCACTCAAATAGCGGATTTTTGTCGGACAAACGGAATCAAACACGTGACTATTGCGCCGTATCATCCCGCCTCGAATGGCCAGGCGGAAAAtagttgcaaaaatattaaaaaaaaggcatAAAGGCAATACTCTCTCAGAATCCGTCCCAGTccatatttacaataaaattaaataagtttctgtttgACTATAGAAACTCTGTTCACTGCACAACCGGGTTCTCGCCAGCCCAATTAATGATGGGCCGCTCGTTACATTGTCGACACGACTTGTTTACTGTCGGCGCGGACGCAAGCACAGGCTCGGCGCCAGTGCAGGAGCAGGACTTGTCGTCGAATTCCTCAGCAAATGAAAATGTAAATCGTAAACAGATCTTACAAACTAATCACTATGGAGGACATAGACAGTGTAATTTAAAGAAAGGAAATCATGTATTAGttaaatctttttatttaaatggcaCTAAATATACATGGAAACAAGGcgtaattcataaaaaaattggtTCACGAATGTACATTGTGTATATACCAGACATAGACGTGACAGTAAAAAAACATGTGGACCAGCTGTTGATTTACAAAGATAGCCCCGTCACAGAGGAGGTGGAGGATTATGAACAAAGTACCCCAACCTTACAAGACGACACTCCTGAAGAAAACCTACAACCCGAGGTGATACCACAGCAAATATCTCCGGATACTTCCTTCGAGAGCATAACGTCACTGAACAGTCCAGTTCTGGAACGTTCAATAGAAGTGGAAGAAAATGGGGAAGAGCAGGAACTACCTAGTGAGATTGGGAGCGCAGAAGATGTCACATCCGCGGCTGCCGAGCCGGGCCCCGCACCTGATGGCCAGGAACATGCGGACGATAGGAACCGTCGTTTCCCATTGAGGAACACACGGAATAAGGATGTTAATTataagatttaattttaagattttggCCTTAAACAAACTGTAATTTTGAAACAAATTGTTTAAGTTTACTTATTAGTTAATGTTAATTCTGTAATATTGGTGGAGGGAATGTAGTATTTTAAGGAATGTGGGTAGTTATTAAAACTCTGATCTACCTCAGTTTGCTGCTAACGAATAAACCAAATAAGAAGGCTCGCGTGTTTTTCTTAAAACTATTTCCAAAAACCACAATACTATATTTACTgtagttattatatttatttgtatcgtCATAGTAGCCTAAGTCAGCAAAGGTCGAAAATAATATCCGGTGCAGAAATGAATCTCATTTTTCGCTGGCGTTTATCCTCGTGAGAAATGGTCAGCAGGCACCAGATTGCTGGTCCTTTCCCTACAAGGCTCGTCACCCGCTTCGTAGGAAATTTCCGTAGCGTTTAATTTGAAGCGAATACATATTTTGTTTTCCGACcaaagtgataattgtttagcTTTTAACTGCTTCCTGATAtgataagtacatatttaatcTTGGAAACTAGCGGCCCTTACTTAAAGTGCTAACCTTTCGTgaaaaattatctaactgaTTGTGAACaccgcatttaaatccgtcGCTTAATTTAAAAGATCTCAGCGTACAAACGGTAGGAATTGACTTTACTATGTATGTAAAGAGAGATATActtttttacctgactgcccgaGAGAGAGTTAGGTTTTTGGGACCAATTTTTACTCCAACAATCGCTATCAGGTATTTATCTACTTAGAAGTGGCAAAGATGCCTGAAATTAATCGAACACGGTTGAGTTGTGATTTATCGTGTGGTCAGATATTGTCATGCCTGATCACTCCTATAATATTATCTTCAACACCacacctgtactatactttgtAAATTGTCTTTAATTTGATCTTTTTCCTTGCCGTTTGTTTTtctactattttactttttatttttatgcattaaCTAATTCCCAGCATCAACAAGCCCAGTTCATGACAGAAGCTATTGttctttgaaatttttatgacGAATAAAGAGTGACAAAAAAATTCGTTAAATATTTCCAAATACAGATTCAACAAAACAATTTCAAAGCACGTTTTACTTTGTAGAATAAACTCGTGTTTAACACACAGAACACGTTGTGACGACTAGTTATTTATTCAGtatacttaaatgaaaaatatatggaaaatataaaataaattgttaatgGGGAGAAACTAATAAACGTAAGTTTTACCCACGGCTTCATCGAATGTaagtaaaacttttttcattacCCTACGGGGTATTTGCTTTTACCCGGtttaaaaagtatgtttatatTCCCATCGCCCACTTTTAGCGATGTCGTTCTTTTAAGGAAAGTTAAGCGCTAAAAGTGTATTGTGTTATTTGtgtcattaatattttgtgCCTCAAAAGGCGTCTTGGAAGTTATATTTTGTTTGGAATAATTACCTACATGTAATAGATTGTTATATGAAAGGTTTAGATACTTATGAGTAATTAATCCTTTTCACCTACATAGTACCTaggtaaaaaactaaaaaggaaaaataaaatatttattttacttataacaaTACAATCTAAAGCTACTAAAACGAAACAAATAACACAAAAGACATTTACTTATTTAGTTGAAGTTTAAGTTTACAATATTCACGACTTGTAAAAATCGATTCACGCTGCTGGCAAGCTGGCACGAAAGTAATATCTAcatcacttagacatttttgtaggaaaatgacagaAACAtgacattaagattggtttttggaatctttttgtattttttattttaactccaaatttttgttacttttacggtcatcccgtaaaacccatatcgaaaatacaaactgaaatatgcacagaaaaaccagaaaaatgccgcgtgctataccgctacaccaccgctggacaacggtacatgcacggaatgccgaggacatgagttcgattcccagcgctggtcttatttttctggtttttctgtgcatctatagttcagtttgtattttcaatatagaaacatgacattttcatatttgtgtgaagtgtatatttaatatataaattgtAACACACAGTTACTTTCCttattcaatccattcgtgccagctcttgtgaattgaCCTGTACCTATTAATCGGTAGGAGGACGAACTTTCTCAGCTCTTGATTATTATCTCCAAAATAAATGGCATCCCTTCTAAGCACATAAAAAATGCAAACAATACAATTACCTACGCGGAGAAATAAGGCATTGGAAACAAATTACGGCTATTGGGGCGAGAAATGAAATTTTAGTGACTGTTGTTTGTTCAAAAGAATTCCTTGTTCTTTTAAATCCGCTCGTAATAAGTGATGGTTTCAAATGGGATTGTTTATGAGGCTTCGGTAGATTTCTTGAGCAAATTGTGCCATATAGCATGTGCCAACTATgccacttctcatgctctaaaagtacgTCACTACCCTCCTACGAAGAtgtgctcctatgaagaagggctacgaagtagcccgaaacatgtctagctaagctcgatttaagacgtgagttatccgttacaatatcatttaatacaagtACGTCACTGTCGCCTCCTGTAGCGGAAGTAAAACGATTGCAACTTTAAATCACCATCGTCATcacatcagccggaagacgtctactgttgaaCAATGGCGCCCCCTTAGAACGCAACAACGAACGACGATTGGCCACCTGTATCCACCGCGATTGCCTACGATTCTCGCGATGTCGTAAACATAGAGAGTATCGTTTCTGATACTCATGATTGCagtcaaatgacagttttcgtgTACAAAAACTGTGATTTGATTTTGATCGCCAGTGTCAGAAAGTTAGGTAACAGGGTCTCAGGGCGTATAAGGAATTTTTTTAAACCACTCCAAGTGTCGTGCGCCAAACGAAGAAGCCAAGTACATTGCTCTGAAATATGTCACAAAAGCATTTCTTTTTTTCACAAAGACGGTAGCGCCATTTAACGCGACGCAGCATAACGCAGACATCATTCACAATGCAAATGTGTATCTCATTTAAGAATTaggattaaaaaaagttttaaagcttGCTgtccgcgactccatccgcgtagcattcgtttatcactatcccgcgggacctatgcaattttccgggataaaaactaccctatgtcattccccggggctcaaactatctgtataccgaattttatataaatcggttcagcggtttagacgggatgaagtaacaaacaaacagacttacaaactttcacatttataggtaCTATTAATGGGActatttttctaattatttCTTGACGAATATACACTaacaaatgtgatgaaattaagtgaaaattatgaattatggacttcgcaaacaaaaaaaaatacaaacattggaacatagaacctcctcttttttttgaagtcggttaaaaagccaAATAGGTactaagggccagtacagacggactacATTCAAACTGGTTAGGCCTAGGTTCAATGATAATATTAAGATTTTCCTAAATGACCTGTCCTTTATGCTCTCTTCTTGAGTGTACTCATATCATTAGCCTGtttaaaaagttcaaaataatCCCTCAGTCTAATTATATTCAGAATAAGTGTTTTGCACGCAAAAAGGTCTAAAAGCGTGAAAAAGATTTTCTGAATAGGTTAATTTCCCTTCTGAGCAGTCGGGCAAGATCTTAGCTATAACGCCGCATTTCATGACTCTCTAAGTAAAGCTTTTATGTCCAAAATCTCTAAGGCCGAGTTATCGTAAGTATTAATCTAAATCCTTTTTAGGCTTTAAATGACTTCATTGATCGCATTTTGCATTTAGGCGGGCTCGAACCAATAGAAACCTCGCTGCAATAGAATTGAGATCGTTTTCGAGCTGTTGTCTCAAATCAAATCGTTTTCTTTGAAATACTACATACTACATAAaggataattatttatttacttaaggaAACTAAATAAAGCTGCTCAATAGTATTTTCACAATAACATATAAgtatgtaagccgtggtggcatagtggtttgacctaccgcctctcaagctgagggtcgtgggttcaaaccccggctcgcacctctgagtttttcgaaattcatgtgcggaattacatttgaaatttaccacgagctttgcggtgaaggaaaacatcgcgaggaaacctgcacaaacctgcgaagcaattcaatggtgtgtgtgaagttcccaatccgcactgggcccgcgtgggaactatggcctaagccctcttgttctaagaggaggcctgtgcccagcagtgggacgtatataggctgggatgatgatgtatcCATCTCTCAGAAGTGGTAGTTTAATTTGACTACGACTTATCATGCAGAGGGTTTACCCGGGAGAAGTTATATAGGTATCTAaaaacttctttaaaaaatgttgGCACatcattattatgtttttgtgaaAGGTTTTTACAGCTACTCAGGACTCAGCATTCACTTTCGTGACCGTATCCGTCAATTATTCTGGAGCACCTAGACTAGAGCGAGTTCAGCGATCGTTAACAGCTTTAACCGTGTGGGTAACTCTACAAGAAATCAATAAGACCACCCTTCAATAATCACTGTTGTTATTGAATCGTGACCTATTGTTAAGCAAACAGTCCTGAACGTCTTTTATTCATGCTTGGTCTATTTAACACGCGTATCGTCGATTTAAATCTGTAATACCTTAAATCAAGCAATTCTTGCACATTTACAAAACAAtgcaatataaatattatttattgaacaccTTGAatcgataaataataatataataataacatagaACATAAGAACAGTGAAACAACAAAAATTATACAAGATTAACAATAGGCGgtggtcttatcgcttaaaagtgaTCTCTATCAGACAACCATTTAGATACGG
This sequence is a window from Choristoneura fumiferana chromosome 10, NRCan_CFum_1, whole genome shotgun sequence. Protein-coding genes within it:
- the LOC141431597 gene encoding uncharacterized protein, giving the protein MKILQTNHYGGHRQCNLKKGNHVLVKSFYLNGTKYTWKQGVIHKKIGSRMYIVYIPDIDVTVKKHVDQLLIYKDSPVTEEVEDYEQSTPTLQDDTPEENLQPEVIPQQISPDTSFESITSLNSPVLERSIEVEENGEEQELPSEIGSAEDVTSAAAEPGPAPDGQEHADDRNRRFPLRNTRNKDVNYKI